A portion of the Rhizoctonia solani chromosome 6, complete sequence genome contains these proteins:
- a CDS encoding ARM domain-containing protein, with protein MPVATVPPFQFPQPTIPNNINQVPEPIETQNLPGDPPSYDAVAGSPSTVSQISPVLPSFSSQDASAALTLSRSLMTAVNNKADPDEICRLILEVVRLAKDENMARRLVDAGVIPHLTIELKNSLPNGQGINNIIFALGLLSHDLLSAASIVRPGTARQLIEISKGAQTGPMRACLAWCLGRMIQSDDIAAKFIEEGLSELLISWITVSDDRNTQRYCAWTLGTLARTDALVDQLVEMEAIPVLASHLNIISNPQTQPDPEDLAVALFAVGRTDGSALKTTIDPKVLNWSARAVGCHMRPNSSDMARVLLRAGAAEGLARLPTVVQAEETDALGSFAFAIARFSCAEWSPGTRKQLVEAGVVDALLRALRAAASVPATDPQVHAELALAISFLGDVGGSSIRKEIQDSGGVDILKQLSIQEPPDVRKACETAIRSTTGNVFSRLGASTKAGLNHDWRGGCPEYPVAHPDFDAWT; from the exons TGCCTGGAGATCCACCTTCTTATGACGCCGTGGCTGGATCGCCCAGCACTGTCAGCCAAATTTCCCCAGTCTtaccttctttttcatctcAAGATGCATCCGCTGCATTGACGCTCTCGCGTTCCTTGATGACAGCCGTAAACAATAAAGCCGACCCCGACGAAATCTGTCGTCTGATACTCGAAGTGGTTCGACTGGCCAAAGATGAGAATATGGCGAGGAGATTGGTTGATGCAGGGGTTATTCCACATCTTACTATCGAGCTCAAAAACAGTCTACCAAACGGCCAAGGGATTAACAATATTATTTTTGCTCTCGGGCTTCTTTC ACATGATTTGCTCAGCGCAGCCAGTATCGTACGTCCAGGTACGGCCCGGCAATTAATAGAGATATCGAAAGGGGCGCAAACCGGTCCAATGCGTGCCTGCTTGGCCTGGTGCCTTGGCCGCATGATTCAGTCCGACGACATCGCAGCCaaattcattgaggagggtcTGTCAGAACTTCTGATTAGCTGGATAACCGTCTCGGATGATAGGAATACCCAAAGATATTGCGCGTGGACACTGGGCACACTTGCTCGAACCGATGCTCTCGTAGACCAGCTGGTCGAAATGGAAGCAATACCCGTTCTCGCGTCCCATCTAAATATAATTTCTAATCCCCAGACTCAGCCCGATCCCGAAGACCTAGCTGTTGCTCTTTTTGCAGTCGGAAG AACCGATGGTTCAGCCCTCAAAACTACAATCGATCCTAAAGTCCTCAACTGGTCAGCTCGGGCCGTCGGGTGTCACATGCGTCCCAATTCTTCGGATATGGCTAGAGTGCTATTGCGGGCGGGTGCTGCCGAAGGATTGGCTAGATTGCCGACCGTGGTTCAGGCCGAGGAGACGGACGCACTGGGATCCTTCGCATTTGCGATTGCTCGATTTTCGTGTGCCGAGTGGAGCCCTGGTACCCGGAAACAGCTTGTAGAAGCAGGTGTTGTTGATGCGCTGCTCAGGGCGCTCCGTGCCGCTGCCTCAGTCCCGGCGACCGATCCACAAGTCCACGCTGAACTTGCACTCGCAATTAGTTTTTTGGGAGATGTTGGAGGGTCTTCCATCAGGAAGGAGATTCAAGATTCGGGAGGGGTTGACATCTTGAAGCAGCTTTCTATACAAGAGCCCCCAGACGTACGCAAGGCCTGTGAGACCGCGATTAGGTCAACCACCGGGAATGTATTCAGTAGGCTTGGCG CTTCTACAAAGGCTGGATTGAATCACGACTGGAGGGGAGGTTGCCCAGAGTACCCAGTTGCTCATCCCGATTTTGATGCCTGGACATGA